The DNA segment CACGCGAGTCATATACAGAATATCCAGCTCAGGCATGACTTCTTCAATTGATTCATGGCAACTGAACTTGATACCTTTTTCTGTTAACTCTTCACAGATGTAGTCGGGCATAGAGAGCGCTTCTGGCGCGATAAAATAAAAACGTGCGCCAAACAAACTTAACGCCTGTGCCAGTGAATGCACGGTACGGCCATATTTCAGATCCCCGACAAAGGCCAGTTTCAGACCATCCAGCGTGCCTTGGGTTTCATAGATACTGAACAGATCGAGCAGGGTCTGGGTTGGATGCTGGTTGGAGCCATCGCCGGCATTGATCACCGGAATGGAAGAAAACTCGGCAGACAACCGCGCGGCACCTTCCTGCGGATGACGGATCACAAACGCATCGGTGTAAGAGGTGATCACGCGTACGGAGTCGGCCAGCGTTTCCCCTTTTTTCGCCAATGAGGTATTCCCCGCATCAGCAAAACCAATCACCGAACCGCCAAGGCGATGTACTGCCGTTTCAAAAGAGAGACGGGTACGGGTTGACGCTTCAAAGAAGCAGCTCGCAATGACTTTATGTTGCAACAGATCATGACGTGGCGTTTGTTTCAGGCTGCTGGCCGTTTTGACGACCAATTCCAAATCGCTACGCGTGAGATCCGCAATCGACAGGATGTGTTTTTTATACAGGGGGTTGGCCATGGCTGTAGTGTCCTCAGACAGGATTGGAGCACGCATTTCGGCGTTGCGCTGGGTGTAAAGGCACAGAAAAAAGCCCCATTGGCTGGGGCTTTTGGCATGAGATCAGCAGAATGGCAACACCATTGCCGACCGGCTGTTGCGGCTGTGCGCAAAAAGTCAGAGCAATGTCTTGATGCATGATAAGGCGTCCATTCTGTCAGTGCGCGCTGATTATAGTTGATGGGGGAGTGTGTGTTAAGCGAGCAGACACAAAGATCTGGGTTTAAAAAACACAGGACGAGCAATATTTTTGCTGAAATCATAAGCAATTAGCTAAAAAAGCAGCAAAAGAATCAAGCGACAGAAAAATAGCTTTACCTTTTAGGGGCAGTTTGTATAATCGCCGGCGTAAATTGCAGGGGCGTAGTTCCAATTGGTAGAACAGCGGTCTCCAAAACCGATGGTTGGGGGTTCGAATCCCTCCGCCCCTGCCAAATTAAACCAGCGAAAGCTGGTTTTTTAGTTTCTGGCTTCCGGTAAATTAATTTCGTCAGCGTTAACGCACCTTCCGTAACATCCGGCCAGACAGGCTGGTATCAAATCTCCAGACGTTATCAAAAATCTTCATCAATGATGGCTTGCCGTGGCGCGATAAGCTAACCGCATTAAAACGATTGCCGTTGCGTTTGATCTGCAGTGCTTGCTGTTCGGTATCAACACTTAACCGCTGGGCAATAAAATCGGATAACACCACGGCATCGGCGTTGCTAAACCGCGCTTGTTGCATGTAATTCATCACTTGCTGCATGCAAGGTTCGAGATCGGTGCCGCCTTTGAACGAGCAACCGAGGAAGTTTAAGGCCTCTTGCAGCCCCTCAGGGCCAGTCAGTTCATACGTGACGACATCGGTGGA comes from the uncultured Tolumonas sp. genome and includes:
- the pyrB gene encoding aspartate carbamoyltransferase, translating into MANPLYKKHILSIADLTRSDLELVVKTASSLKQTPRHDLLQHKVIASCFFEASTRTRLSFETAVHRLGGSVIGFADAGNTSLAKKGETLADSVRVITSYTDAFVIRHPQEGAARLSAEFSSIPVINAGDGSNQHPTQTLLDLFSIYETQGTLDGLKLAFVGDLKYGRTVHSLAQALSLFGARFYFIAPEALSMPDYICEELTEKGIKFSCHESIEEVMPELDILYMTRVQKERFEESEYRHIAAKFVLTADELATAKPNMKILHPLPRVDEIHTDVDETPHAYYFQQAGNGVYARQALLALVLNEEV